The following coding sequences lie in one Gadus macrocephalus chromosome 1, ASM3116895v1 genomic window:
- the zgc:194242 gene encoding uncharacterized methyltransferase YdaC isoform X1 translates to MMWHNIGKQLGLPTRSLVGWLVSRFLKVGNRVLEEKAVRLCGIQPGDTVLEVGHGPGLGLQSAAGLLTQPSGSLIGVDYSKYMHQMASDLLKDLLASGKVTLHHCDVAAMPLADSIVDKVFHCNCYYFWPDLRKGSAELHRVMKPGGLMVATLNLQRIAALASRGAMPGENWRPEAYMEALKDSGFVDVRIEDVQHSNRKFQAIYATSQK, encoded by the exons A TGATGTGGCATAACATTGGGAAGCAGCTCGGCCTACCGACCCGCTCGCTGGTTGGCTGGTTGGTAAGTAGGTTCCTCAAAGTTGGGAACCGCGTTTTGGAGGAGAAGGCGGTGCGGCTGTGTGGGATCCAGCCCGGGGACACGGTCCTGGAAGTGGGTCACGGTCCGGGTCTGGGTCTCCAGTCAGCAGCAGGTCTGCTCACACAGCCCTCGGGCTCCCTCATCGGAGTGGACTACTCCAAGTATATGCACCAG ATGGCGAGTGATCTGTTGAAGGACCTTTTGGCCAGCGGTAAAGTCACCCTGCACCATTGTGATGTAGCAGCCATGCCCCTGGCAGACAGCATCGTGGACAAAGTCTTCCACTGTAACTGCTACTACTTCTGGCCAGACCTCAGGAAGGGAAGCGCAGAACTCCATCGTGTCATGAAACCAG GTGGTCTGATGGTGGCCACATTAAACCTGCAACGGATAGCTGCTTTGGCTTCAAGAGGGGCAATGCCAGGAGAAAACTGGCGTCCGGAGGCCTACATGGAAGCTCTGAAAGATTCTGGCTTTGTTGACGTCAGAATCGAAGATGTACAACACAGCAATAGGAAATTTCAGGCTATATATGCCACTTCCCAAAAATGA
- the ube2t gene encoding ubiquitin-conjugating enzyme E2 T isoform X1, protein MQRASRLKRELQMLSTEPPPGITCWQPEDQVDELRAQIVGGDGTPYEGGLFTLEIKVPERYPFEPPNIRFLTPIYHPNIDNAGRICHDGLKLPPKGAWRPSLNISTILTSIQLLMAEPNPDDPLMADISSEFKYNKQLFVENARKWTEKHAIQKNTGSLKSQDQSSPDLKTSRKRDSVDTLEENKKKPEDAKRACL, encoded by the exons ATGCAGAGGGCCTCCCGGTTAAAACGTGAGCTCCAGATGCTGAGCACCGAGCCTCCCCCGGGGATCACCTGTTGGCAGCCGGAGGACCAGGTGGACGAGCTGCGGGCCC AGATAGTTGGTGGAGACGGTACACCGTATGAGGGCGGACTTTTCACCTTGGAGATCAAAGTCCCCGAGAG GTATCCATTCGAGCCTCCTAATATCAGGTTCTTGACGCCCATCTACCACCCAAACATCGACAACGCAGGACGCATCTGTCACGACGGTCTCAAGCTACCTCCCAAG GGTGCCTGGAGACCATCTCTCAACATCTCCACGATCCTCACATCCATCCAGCTTCTGATGGCTGAACCCAACCCTGATGATCCGCTCATGGCTGACATA TCGTCAGAATTTAAATACAATAAACAGCTGTTTGTGGAGAATGCCAGAAAGTGGACTGAGAAACATGCGATCCAGAAAAACACG GGTTCCCTCAAGAGCCAAGACCAATCTTCTCCAGATCTGAAAACATCCCGCAAAAGAGATTCTGTGGACACATTGGAGGAAAACAAGAAAAAGCCAGAGGATGCAAAGAGAGCATGTTTGTAG
- the ube2t gene encoding ubiquitin-conjugating enzyme E2 T isoform X2 — MQRASRLKRELQMLSTEPPPGITCWQPEDQVDELRAQIVGGDGTPYEGGLFTLEIKVPERYPFEPPNIRFLTPIYHPNIDNAGRICHDGLKLPPKGAWRPSLNISTILTSIQLLMAEPNPDDPLMADIGSLKSQDQSSPDLKTSRKRDSVDTLEENKKKPEDAKRACL, encoded by the exons ATGCAGAGGGCCTCCCGGTTAAAACGTGAGCTCCAGATGCTGAGCACCGAGCCTCCCCCGGGGATCACCTGTTGGCAGCCGGAGGACCAGGTGGACGAGCTGCGGGCCC AGATAGTTGGTGGAGACGGTACACCGTATGAGGGCGGACTTTTCACCTTGGAGATCAAAGTCCCCGAGAG GTATCCATTCGAGCCTCCTAATATCAGGTTCTTGACGCCCATCTACCACCCAAACATCGACAACGCAGGACGCATCTGTCACGACGGTCTCAAGCTACCTCCCAAG GGTGCCTGGAGACCATCTCTCAACATCTCCACGATCCTCACATCCATCCAGCTTCTGATGGCTGAACCCAACCCTGATGATCCGCTCATGGCTGACATA GGTTCCCTCAAGAGCCAAGACCAATCTTCTCCAGATCTGAAAACATCCCGCAAAAGAGATTCTGTGGACACATTGGAGGAAAACAAGAAAAAGCCAGAGGATGCAAAGAGAGCATGTTTGTAG
- the LOC132460433 gene encoding leucine-rich repeat-containing G-protein coupled receptor 6, with product SASLSIPRALSCLSASLCLCLCLCLSVSLSRRISGNQLRYISGQTLQGLHNLKVLMLQNNQLEKLPDDGPWDLPNLLSLRLDANLLSKVPAGAFRGVGSLRHLWLDDNSLTEIPVAALDSLPSLQAMTLALNRITHIPDHAFTNLSALVVLHIHNNQIQSLGERCFEGLQSLETLDLNYNDLQEFPVAIRTLTKLQELGFHNNKIRSIPERAFVGNPQLQTIHFYENPIQFVGKSAFQFLPKLHTLSLNGATQIQQFPDLKGTTSLEILTLTRAGLSALPRDLCEQLPRLRVLELSHNQIKDLPSFYDCSALQEIGLQHNQIRRIESSTFQQLVSLRALDLSWNIIEWIHPDAFASLHSLLKLDLTENRLSSVPVGGLVGLTHLKLRGNTDLYEAFSPEYFPRMRVIEMPYAYQCCVYGSCDSYKSAAQWDTEQGIGDDDPHKRTIALYPSHTDTHYDTDLEEFQLEIEESKLQTSVQCTPNPGPFRPCDSLLGSWLVRVGLWAISFVSVLGNFMLLLSLFGSAGYLSPLRFTVACMGASNLLTGVCTCTLALVDALTFGEFGHHGARWEGGPGCQATGWVWVFSSEASVLLLTLAAVQCGVSVTCVRAYGKSPSLGSVRACSLFCLTLSLTLASLPLVGVGEYGSSPFCLPSPLPPSSSQPHSSIGFPLALIMMNTLCLLIVTGSYLRLYWELLRGECEGLWDCAMIKHVAWLIFTNGLLYVPVAILSLFSLLGLLSLGQEVLKSVLLLLQPLPSCLNPLLFLLFTRDSSQFFFFWPRPKARPQLRRDHLHDSLMSVETEKSSCSDSSAQLSLNESDGLYSDGPALTRSNPIRFSNCSSTSSSVPLIPCQIPSPRPIDRVTERLSLGNDGRLKSFDGGEGSHTCSFHPSSMPPSIASPP from the exons gcGCCTGGATGCCAACCTCCTGTCTAAGGTCCCTGCAGGGGCCTTCAGGGGGGTGGGCTCCCTGAGACACCTGTGGCTGGACGACAACTCCCTGACGGAGATCCCCGTGGCCGCGCTGGACTCTCTGCCCTCCTTGCAGGCCATGACCCTGGCCCTCAACCGGATCACGCACATCCCCGACCACGCCTTCACCAACCTCTCGGCCCTGGTGGTGCT GCACATTCATAACAACCAGATCCAGAGCCTGGGAGAGAGATGCTTCGAGGGCCTACAGAGTTTGGAAACCCT GGATCTGAACTATAATGATCTGCAGGAGTTCCCTGTGGCCATCAGGACACTGACTAAGCTTCAGGAACT GGGATTCCACAACAACAAGATCAGATCCATCCCAGAGAGGGCCTTCGTGGGAAACCCACAGCTTCAGACCAT CCATTTCTATGAAAATCCCATCCAGTTTGTGGGCAAATCCGCTTTCCAGTTCTTACCCAAGTTGCACACGCT TTCCCTGAATGGTGCGACTCAGATTCAACAGTTTCCTGACCTAAAAGGAACCACCAGCCTGGAAATACT gacCCTCACTAGGGCAGGGCTCTCCGCTCTCCCCCGGGATCTGTGTGAGCAGCTGCCTCGCCTCAGAGTGCT GGAATTGTCTCATAACCAGATCAAGGATCTACCCAGCTTTTACGACTGCTCTGCACTGCAGGAAAT CGGGCTACAGCATAACCAGATCAGAAGGATTGAATCAAGCACATTCCAACAGCTGGTTTCTTTACGGGCTTT AGATCTGAGCTGGAATATCATTGAGTGGATCCATCCAGATGCGTTCGCCTCTCTCCACTCCCTGCTTAAACT GGATTTAACAGAGAACCGCCTCAGCTCCGTACCGGTTGGAGGCCTGGTTGGGCTCACTCATCTCAAGCTAAGAGGCAATACAGATCTGTATGAGGCCTTTAGCCCAGAGTACTTCCCCCGTATGAG GGTCATAGAGATGCCCTACGCCTACCAGTGCTGCGTCTACGGCTCGTGTGACAGCTACAAGTCTGCCGCGCAGTGGGACACGGAGCAGGGCATCGGCGACGACGACCCCCACAAGAGGACCATCGCCCTTTACCccagccacacagacacacact ATGACACTGACCTGGAAGAGTTCCAGCTGGAAATTGAGGAATCCAAACTACAGACCAGTGTTCAGTGCACACCTAATCCAG GTCCTTTCCGCCCCTGTGACTCTCTGCTGGGCAGCTGGCTGGTGCGCGTGGGCCTGTGGGCCATCTCCTTCGTGTCCGTCTTGGGGAACTTCATGCTGCTCCTCTCACTCTTCGGCTCGGCCGGGTACCTCTCCCCGCTACGCTTCACCGTGGCCTGCATGGGCGCCTCCAACCTGCTGACgggcgtgtgcacgtgcacccTGGCCCTGGTGGACGCCCTGACCTTCGGCGAGTTCGGTCACCACGGCGCCCGCTGGGAGGGCGGTCCCGGTTGCCAGGCGACGGGCTGGGTGTGGGTGTTCTCCTCCGAGGCGAGCGTGCTGCTGTTGACGCTGGCGGCCGTGCAGTGCGGCGTGAGCGTGACGTGCGTCCGGGCCTACGGGAAGTCCCCGTCGCTCGGCAGCGTCCGCGCCTGTTCCCTCTTctgcctcaccctctccctcaccctggcCTCCCTCCCGTTGGTGGGAGTGGGGGAGTACGGCTCCTCGCCGTTCTGCCTGCCTTCCCCCCTGCCGCCCTCGTCCTCCCAGCCCCACTCCTCCATCGGCTTCCCCCTGGCTCTGATCATGATGAACACCCTGTGCCTGCTGATAGTGACCGGCTCCTACCTCCGCCTGTACTGGGAGCTGCTGAGGGGAGAGTGTGAGGGGCTGTGGGACTGTGCCATGATCAAGCACGTGGCCTGGCTCATATTCACCAACGGCCTCCTGTACGTGCCGGTGGCCATCCTGTCCCTCTTCTCCCTGCTGGGCCTCCTGTCTCTGGGTCAGGAGGTGCTCAAGTCAGTGCTGCTGCTCCTTCAGCCCCTGCCCTCCTGCCTCAACccgctcctcttcctgctcttcaCGCGAGACTCCTCCCAGTTCTTCTTCTTTTGGCCCCGCCCTAAAGCACGCCCGCAGCTCCGCCGCGACCACCTGCACGACTCGCTGATGTCGGTGGAGACGGAGAAGAGCTCCTGCTCCGATTCGTCGGCGCAGCTTTCCCTCAACGAGTCCGACGGCCTGTACAGCGACGGGCCTGCCCTCACCAGGTCAAATCCAATCAGGTTCTCCAACTGCTCCTCGACGTCCTCTTCTGTCCCGCTCATCCCCTGTCAGATACCTTCTCCGAGGCCCatagacagagtgacagagaggcTGAGCCTGGGAAACGATGGCCGTCTCAAAAGCTTTGACGGGGGTGAGGGCAGCCACACCTGCTccttccacccctcctccatgCCGCCCTCCATCGCCTCCCCTCCCTGA